Proteins encoded together in one Planctomyces sp. SH-PL14 window:
- a CDS encoding diguanylate cyclase, with the protein MNLPLPTSEAEVLPVSPITRTVVVWFLAATVVMCGLGLLIHRGVQHLLDEADQIAKTHEFIALVNDTMSHVKDVQSAQRGYLLTGEREYLEPYHVALPVILRNLDRLREKAGGDPVLLDMLAKWRTLIDDRVIVARNILETFREDGAEAAVAELRLGQGRAKMAEVRAMAAEIEAAQSNRLAEGIATTAASTRITFLISVGGFIICLGILGGVFWVVRRETLRRTQTEEVLQQSHQELEDSLADLRRLTTETAVVTTMADFLQTCQSPKEAYAIIGRNIPRLLPGVSGSIGIISNSRNLVEIVYSWGDDTTFSGDFHPDDCWGLRRGRLHNVSDTEGCEPLCGHLLTVPQGYLCLPMVAHGETLGVLSITSTRSGGLTDEEQKAARTIAEQASLALANLRLQEALRVQSIRDPLTGLFNRRYLEASLERELIRARRQDQSVAVVMIDIDHFKQFNDTHGHEGGDALLSNFGKLLSQTVRGEDIPCRYGGEEFCLILPGANENVAVQRAETIREALKKMTVRYRQKPLGPVTLSAGVAVFPEHSEFGDAILQAADMALYRAKKLGRDQVIVAGTEDVKPVAASVSPPAPNDLENVLLAVMGPNGNACCHHEELTATTAE; encoded by the coding sequence ATGAACCTTCCACTCCCGACTTCCGAAGCCGAGGTTCTCCCGGTTTCGCCGATCACACGGACTGTCGTCGTCTGGTTCCTGGCGGCGACGGTCGTGATGTGCGGCCTCGGCCTGCTGATCCATCGCGGGGTTCAGCACCTGCTGGACGAGGCGGACCAGATTGCGAAGACGCACGAGTTCATTGCGCTCGTCAACGACACGATGTCGCACGTCAAGGATGTCCAGTCGGCCCAGCGGGGTTACCTGCTGACGGGCGAGCGGGAGTATCTGGAGCCGTATCACGTCGCCTTGCCAGTGATTCTCCGCAACCTGGACCGGCTCCGCGAGAAGGCGGGCGGGGATCCGGTGCTGCTCGACATGCTGGCCAAGTGGCGGACGCTGATCGACGATCGCGTCATCGTGGCCCGGAACATTCTGGAGACCTTCCGCGAAGACGGGGCCGAGGCGGCCGTGGCGGAGCTCCGTCTGGGGCAGGGACGGGCCAAGATGGCCGAGGTCCGGGCGATGGCGGCCGAGATCGAGGCGGCGCAGAGCAACCGTCTGGCGGAAGGGATCGCCACGACGGCGGCCTCGACCCGGATCACCTTTCTGATCTCGGTCGGCGGGTTCATCATCTGCCTGGGGATTCTAGGGGGCGTCTTCTGGGTCGTGCGTCGGGAGACGCTGCGGCGGACGCAGACCGAGGAGGTGCTGCAGCAGTCGCACCAGGAGCTCGAGGACTCCCTCGCCGACCTCCGCCGGCTGACGACCGAGACCGCCGTCGTCACGACGATGGCCGACTTCCTTCAGACGTGCCAGAGCCCTAAGGAGGCGTATGCGATCATCGGCCGGAACATCCCGCGGCTGCTGCCGGGGGTGTCGGGCTCGATCGGGATCATCAGCAACTCGCGGAACCTCGTGGAGATCGTTTACTCCTGGGGGGACGACACGACGTTCAGCGGCGACTTCCATCCGGACGACTGCTGGGGGCTGCGGCGGGGCCGGCTGCACAACGTGTCGGACACCGAAGGCTGCGAGCCGCTCTGCGGTCATCTTCTGACGGTCCCTCAGGGATACCTGTGCCTGCCGATGGTGGCGCATGGCGAGACCCTGGGAGTGCTGTCGATCACCTCCACCCGCAGCGGCGGATTGACGGATGAGGAGCAGAAGGCGGCCAGGACGATCGCGGAGCAGGCGTCGCTGGCGCTGGCGAACCTGCGGTTGCAGGAGGCGCTGCGGGTCCAGTCGATCCGCGATCCGCTGACGGGGTTGTTCAACCGGCGGTACCTGGAGGCGTCGCTGGAGCGGGAGCTGATCCGGGCGCGGCGGCAGGACCAGTCGGTGGCGGTGGTGATGATCGACATCGACCACTTCAAGCAGTTCAACGATACGCACGGCCACGAGGGGGGGGATGCGCTCCTTTCGAACTTCGGGAAGCTGTTGTCCCAGACCGTGCGGGGCGAGGACATTCCGTGCCGGTATGGCGGGGAGGAGTTCTGCCTGATCCTGCCGGGGGCGAACGAGAACGTGGCGGTTCAGCGGGCGGAGACGATCCGCGAGGCGCTGAAGAAGATGACGGTGCGGTATCGCCAGAAGCCGCTGGGGCCGGTGACGTTGTCGGCCGGCGTGGCGGTGTTCCCGGAGCACAGCGAGTTCGGGGATGCGATCCTGCAGGCGGCGGACATGGCTCTGTATCGGGCGAAGAAGCTGGGTCGCGACCAGGTGATCGTGGCCGGGACGGAGGACGTGAAGCCGGTGGCGGCATCGGTGTCGCCGCCCGCTCCGAACGATCTTGAGAACGTGCTGCTGGCGGTCATGGGCCCGAACGGAAACGCCTGCTGCCACCACGAGGAGCTCACGGCAACGACGGCGGAATAA